One window of Deltaproteobacteria bacterium genomic DNA carries:
- a CDS encoding VanZ family protein: MRILPLRGLAALAYLIGVLVLTTLPGREVSAWGVSDALLDLAHVPLFAGLTLVTLWAVVGPRVPRLLLVTASLIAFAAIDEGLQLLVPGRFASFGDVLRDVVGVGIGAAVFEGMRPLANARKKESHP; this comes from the coding sequence ATGCGGATCCTGCCGCTGCGCGGTCTGGCCGCGCTCGCCTACCTGATCGGCGTGCTCGTGCTCACGACCCTGCCGGGGCGCGAGGTCTCGGCCTGGGGCGTCTCCGATGCGCTGCTCGACCTGGCCCACGTTCCCCTGTTCGCCGGTCTGACCTTGGTTACCCTCTGGGCGGTCGTCGGGCCGCGAGTGCCGCGCCTCCTGCTCGTCACGGCGTCGCTCATCGCGTTCGCCGCGATCGACGAGGGGCTGCAACTGCTCGTGCCCGGGCGCTTCGCGTCGTTCGGGGACGTCCTGCGGGACGTCGTCGGAGTGGGGATCGGAGCCGCCGTCTTCGAGGGGATGCGGCCGCTCGCCAACGCTCGGAAGAAGGAGTCGCATCCATGA